In Nitrosospira briensis C-128, a genomic segment contains:
- a CDS encoding zinc-dependent peptidase has product MLSNFKAWYRRRILKNESIPDDTWQQAVTRLRFLRGLDTAELERLREYATLFLHSKQISGAHRLVVTDEMHVLIAAQACILILNLDLDYYDGWVEIIVYPGEFIRNYEYVDEDGVVHHAAEAVSGESWLGGPLILSWEDVSAAEAELGYNVVIHEFAHKLDMLNGDANGFPPLHADMSQQAWSEAFNEAYADFCRRVDADEAIEVDPYAAEDPAEFFAVMSEAFFEIPLSVKLHFPGVYEQLALFYRQDPVQRWRKS; this is encoded by the coding sequence ATGCTTTCGAACTTCAAAGCCTGGTATCGTCGCCGTATCCTTAAAAATGAATCCATACCTGATGATACCTGGCAGCAGGCCGTAACGCGCCTGAGATTTTTGCGCGGCCTTGATACGGCTGAGTTAGAGCGATTGCGTGAATACGCCACCCTGTTTCTTCATTCAAAGCAGATAAGTGGCGCGCACCGGTTGGTCGTCACCGATGAAATGCATGTGCTGATCGCAGCGCAGGCTTGCATTCTGATCCTGAATCTCGACCTGGATTACTACGATGGCTGGGTCGAAATTATCGTTTATCCCGGCGAATTCATCCGCAACTATGAGTATGTGGACGAAGATGGCGTAGTGCATCATGCGGCCGAGGCCGTATCGGGCGAATCGTGGCTCGGCGGGCCCCTGATTCTTTCCTGGGAAGATGTTTCTGCTGCTGAAGCTGAGTTGGGGTACAACGTCGTAATACACGAGTTTGCGCACAAACTCGACATGCTGAACGGAGATGCCAACGGATTCCCGCCATTGCATGCGGATATGAGCCAGCAGGCATGGAGCGAAGCTTTCAATGAAGCTTATGCAGATTTTTGCAGACGCGTCGATGCGGATGAGGCGATAGAAGTGGATCCTTATGCGGCCGAGGATCCCGCGGAGTTCTTCGCAGTAATGAGCGAGGCATTTTTTGAAATACCCTTGTCGGTAAAGCTACATTTTCCTGGGGTATATGAGCAGTTGGCGCTGTTTTATCGTCAGGACCCTGTCCAACGTTGGAGAAAATCGTGA